The region gaatttagggactataaacacaggcagagggcgagtcaacatgtcggtGAGCCGTCAGGAAGTAATTCACATTGGTCTTGTAAcgatgttttaacacacaactCTTACCAATTGTACCCTTAGCCATTTATTAAAACGAAATGTGGCCTAGTTTGAATGAGGCTTTCATGAGGGAGGTAGAAGGTGCTTTGGGGGTCTTTTGGAGTTTGCACGTCCCTTGTagtaacccccccccgcccccccccaggcaGCGTTCTGGACCAGGCGTTGGACAGCCTGCACCACCGGCTCCGCGGGCTGTGCGACAACATGGAGCCCGAGAGCTTCGCGGACCACGAGACGGTGTACCTGCTCCGCGGCCAGCAGGGCAACCCCTTCCTGCTGCGCGCCCGGCGCTCCCTCACCCACCTGCCGGCGCCCTGCCACCTGCGCTACCTGGGCCAGCCCGAGGCGGGCGACAAGAGCCGGCACGCGCTGGTGCGCAACTGCGTGGACGTGTCCACGTCGCACAGCCTGCCCGAGTTCCTGGGCGAGATGGGCTTCCGCGTGGACCACGAGTTCGTGGCGCGCGGCCGCGTCTTCCGCCGCGGCGCGCTGAAGGTGGTGGTGAGCAAGCTGTTCCGCGTGCTGGTGCCCGGCAACGTGGAGAGCACCGAGCCGCTGTCCCTGTCCAACCTGGTGGAGCTGAGCGTGCTGGCCCCCGCCGGCCAGGACAACGTCAGCGACGACATGCGCGCCTTCGCCGAGCAGCTCAGGCCCCTCGTGCACCTGGAGAAGATCGACCCCAAGAGGCACATGTGAGGGGCTCGGACCTCTCACGCACCTGTGAGGGGCTCCGACCTCTCACACACCTGTGAGGAGCTCAGACCCCTCATGCACCTGTGAGGACCTCAGACCCCTCACGCACCTGTGCTGTGTTCAAAACTGCATACTTAGCATACTGTTAAtacctatagcgtagtggttaaggtaaatgactgggacactcaaggtcggtggttctaatcccggtgtagccacaataagagccgcacagcccttaaccctgcattgctccaggggaggactgtctcctgtttaatctaatcgactgtacgtcgctctggataagagcgtctgccaaatgccaataatgtaatgtaatgtaatttagtatgagtagtatgctagtatgagtagtatgctagtatgagtagtatgctagtatgcggtttctTACACAGCCCTGGAGAAGAGACACGGggggggtcaagggtcaaaggTAGGCTGGCCACCACTGGCCATGCAGGCTGAACTGAACACAGGTGGCTGTCGGAGAGGAAGAGGACTGGGATTTaatgcaggaggaagaggaggacagtCAGTGTCTAAACCTCTCAGCTGCATGGGCCCACCTGGCCTGCTGTCCAACCTCACCCCCGTCTCACGCCTCCTTTCGTGTTATCGGATATTTCGGTTGGTAATGCGCTTGTTTGAAAACTACAGGATCTGCTGCAGCAATTTAAAGAGttgaaatgtttgaaaaatgtaGCCTGTTTGTCCTAAATATTGTGTGTATAAAATTGGTTTCGTAttcttctgtgttttctgcGTTTTTTGTTCCCACTGTAATGTCCTCTAACCGCACTGTTGTTTATACGTGGAATGACGATCTACAACATCCTGGATCTCACCTAACTTTGTAGGAGACTGGACTGAGTGGGTTATCATGAGATCAGCTATTAAAAGGGTCTAAAACAAAACCAGCCCCAGCCTCTCCCCTGTCTGCTGTTCAGACCCGAGACCAGGGATCCTGCTGGTCTCCCTTTACCTGGAGCTCTTTCCAGCCCCTTGTTCTTCagctcctctctccctgcctcgaTCGATGGTCCAGAACCCCGCAGGACGCCAGGAGGCTCCCGAACTTTTCTCGAGCGAGAAAACATGAGCGTGTCGTTTGCGCGACGTGTAAAAATGATGGACCTGcagatccacctctcccctcccGACACCTCTCCCCTCCCGACGCGCGTAGGccgcctctcccctccctcccgacGCGCGTAGGccgcctctcccctccctcccaacGCGCGTAGGccgcctctcccctccctcccgacGCGCGTAGGccgcctctcccctccctcccgacGCGCGTAGGccgcctctcccctccctcccgacGCGCGTACTGAATTGCCTTTACACCCCTGCCATAGAGTGGAAACTGCCTTTAAACcaggtggcctgtagtgtagtggttaaggtaaatgactgggacacacaaggtcagtggttctaatcccactgtagccacaataagatccgcacagctgttgggcccttgagcaaggccctgaaccctgcattgctccaggggaggattgtctcctgcttag is a window of Conger conger chromosome 1, fConCon1.1, whole genome shotgun sequence DNA encoding:
- the med18 gene encoding mediator of RNA polymerase II transcription subunit 18; translated protein: MEAPPVTVMPVTGGTINMMEYLLQGSVLDQALDSLHHRLRGLCDNMEPESFADHETVYLLRGQQGNPFLLRARRSLTHLPAPCHLRYLGQPEAGDKSRHALVRNCVDVSTSHSLPEFLGEMGFRVDHEFVARGRVFRRGALKVVVSKLFRVLVPGNVESTEPLSLSNLVELSVLAPAGQDNVSDDMRAFAEQLRPLVHLEKIDPKRHM